In Planctomycetaceae bacterium, a single window of DNA contains:
- a CDS encoding diguanylate cyclase, translating to MKPLSSTSRIVVGLVSLAISSVLVASLIGLIPDSQTASIANRAAFCESTSISFMAMAPRMSAAQVQETLQQVVDRQPEIDSLGIRQLSNELAININDHSSRWDPTDVASNNNQFIVPISADGQPWGQMEVRFKPTTGPFGLPVRFDIALVAFMGVGLSIGFYFYLQRVLKHLNPSHVVPPRVREALDALAEGLLVLDLKKRIVLANKAFSHCTNISVDAWIGKDVGMTGFQIASEATEPHLPWEATLRGGQPIRGVLMKLFTEGREKTFSVSAVPIHDDRNNVRGVVTSFEDVTVLDQKQRELKDALTSLKQSSEEVRQQNRELEWLATRDALTGCVNRRSFFKIFEEDWDRFSTTSAQCCAMMVDIDHFKSINDNHGHAMGDEVLRRVAAAVMQTVTDPGVVCRYGGEEFSVFLPETDLDEAEMVGERIRLAIMSLKISSLKITASLGVASTECEATSPQDLLDKADKCLYVAKRHGRNQVIRYDKAQQQIAALGDSPAPIRRENAEPQKSRAANRTIPFQAVSALVSALSFRDHRTAAHCRRVADLCVATAEGLLSMKDCYNLELAALLHDIGKIGIPDNILHKSGKLTDEEWEIMKRHHSVGVRLVKSSFASSVLTEIMEQQSLWFDLSNAGHAFPEGTRPTLSARILSIADAYDSMSSEANYRRRLTPAEAFSELRKCAGTQFDPELVERFITAVKLQNQDQHSLPQVSTDTALDIGLQIERFVTALDDQNTDDLKELTDRLHHTAVESGIDHMAHVTEMLKQALDEGNDIIEVMQIANELLDLCRLTQVSLIQSRHSGGYYVGDPELASAC from the coding sequence ATGAAGCCCCTCTCATCCACATCACGGATCGTGGTTGGCCTGGTCAGTCTGGCAATCAGCAGCGTGCTGGTTGCCAGTCTGATCGGTCTGATCCCGGATTCGCAAACGGCATCGATTGCCAATCGAGCAGCGTTTTGCGAATCGACATCTATTTCGTTCATGGCCATGGCTCCTCGGATGAGCGCTGCGCAGGTCCAGGAAACCCTGCAGCAAGTCGTCGACCGGCAACCAGAGATTGATTCGCTTGGCATTCGCCAACTGAGCAATGAGCTGGCCATCAACATCAATGACCACTCGTCTCGCTGGGATCCGACAGACGTTGCATCCAACAACAATCAGTTCATTGTGCCGATTTCAGCAGACGGACAGCCATGGGGACAAATGGAAGTCCGATTCAAACCAACGACGGGCCCCTTCGGGCTGCCTGTCCGGTTCGACATTGCACTTGTCGCGTTCATGGGGGTCGGTCTCTCGATCGGATTCTACTTTTACCTTCAGCGCGTCCTCAAACATCTGAATCCATCGCATGTTGTCCCTCCACGCGTCCGCGAGGCTCTGGATGCGCTTGCGGAGGGGCTACTGGTGTTAGACCTGAAAAAGCGAATTGTCCTCGCGAACAAGGCATTTTCACACTGCACCAACATTTCCGTTGACGCATGGATTGGCAAGGACGTGGGAATGACGGGCTTCCAGATTGCCTCAGAAGCGACCGAACCACACCTCCCCTGGGAGGCAACACTGCGTGGCGGTCAACCCATCCGCGGCGTTCTTATGAAGTTGTTTACGGAAGGACGCGAAAAAACATTTTCCGTCAGCGCCGTACCGATCCATGATGACCGAAACAACGTTCGAGGGGTCGTTACAAGTTTTGAAGACGTCACGGTCCTGGATCAGAAACAACGCGAACTCAAGGACGCTCTGACATCTCTGAAACAATCAAGTGAAGAAGTCCGACAGCAGAATCGTGAACTCGAATGGCTGGCCACACGCGACGCGTTAACGGGCTGTGTCAACCGCCGCAGCTTCTTCAAGATATTCGAAGAAGACTGGGACCGATTCAGCACAACGTCTGCACAGTGCTGTGCAATGATGGTCGACATCGACCACTTTAAGTCCATCAATGACAATCATGGGCACGCGATGGGCGATGAAGTTCTGCGCCGCGTTGCTGCAGCGGTCATGCAAACGGTAACCGACCCGGGTGTCGTGTGCCGTTACGGGGGTGAGGAGTTTTCTGTCTTCCTGCCCGAAACGGATCTGGATGAAGCAGAAATGGTGGGCGAACGCATTCGACTTGCCATCATGTCACTGAAGATCTCGAGTCTGAAGATCACTGCAAGTCTCGGAGTGGCCTCGACCGAATGCGAAGCGACATCGCCCCAGGATCTGCTCGACAAGGCCGACAAGTGCCTTTACGTTGCCAAGCGACATGGCCGTAACCAGGTGATTCGCTACGACAAAGCGCAACAACAGATTGCTGCACTGGGCGATAGTCCTGCTCCAATTCGCCGAGAAAATGCTGAACCGCAGAAATCCAGGGCAGCCAACCGAACCATTCCATTCCAGGCGGTCTCTGCACTGGTTTCGGCCTTGTCATTCCGCGACCACCGAACAGCTGCACATTGCCGTCGCGTCGCTGATCTTTGCGTTGCAACCGCAGAAGGCCTGCTGTCGATGAAAGACTGCTACAACCTGGAACTGGCCGCACTTCTTCATGACATTGGAAAGATTGGCATCCCCGACAACATTCTTCACAAATCGGGTAAACTAACCGACGAAGAATGGGAGATCATGAAACGACACCATTCTGTGGGTGTGCGTCTTGTGAAGTCTTCCTTTGCTTCCAGTGTGCTTACGGAAATCATGGAGCAGCAATCGCTCTGGTTCGACCTGAGCAATGCAGGGCACGCATTCCCGGAAGGCACACGCCCAACACTCAGTGCTCGAATTCTGTCAATCGCCGATGCCTACGATTCAATGTCCTCAGAAGCCAACTACCGACGACGCCTCACCCCGGCCGAAGCATTCTCCGAATTGCGGAAGTGTGCCGGGACACAGTTTGACCCGGAACTTGTCGAACGTTTCATTACCGCTGTCAAACTTCAGAACCAGGACCAGCACAGCCTGCCACAGGTCTCCACCGACACCGCGCTGGACATCGGCCTGCAAATCGAACGGTTTGTCACTGCACTCGATGACCAGAATACGGACGATCTGAAAGAGTTAACCGATCGACTCCATCACACTGCAGTAGAGTCGGGAATTGACCATATGGCCCACGTAACAGAAATGCTCAAACAGGCGCTGGACGAGGGTAACGACATCATTGAAGTAATGCAGATTGCAAACGAACTGCTCGATCTTTGCCGCCTAACCCAGGTTTCACTCATTCAATCGCGGCACAGTGGGGGCTACTACGTGGGTGACCCCGAACTTGCTTCTGCCTGCTGA
- a CDS encoding sulfatase encodes MFRVFTSVSRLTLVLFSFPGVLLLAVSSNLSAQEKTSAKEQPRRNVVVIVADDLGMQLGCYGDTVARTPGVDRLAAHGTRFTRAFCTTASCSASRSVLMTGQFNHTTGHFGHAHGYNHFSTYESVPTLPAILGDAGYRTCSIGKYHLAPDYVYFFQDYRNDGTSGARNSVVMAANAKEWILEDDTKPFFLYWCSSDPHRGGGPGGFANFNNDPKHYPGVETVRFRPEDIPMPSWLPDNEEARSEMAEYYQAITRFDQGVDHLLNALVETGHWDDTLVMLLSDNGPPFPAAKTTLYQAGMNLPLIVRNPGQPEGVVSSAMVSWVDITPTVLDYCGVTPKPRSPIRPAENKGRADQSASAGGRNAVRPVKFAGRSFLDAVDGRHDDEFREVFASHTFHEITTYYPMRVVVEDNYKYIFNVAHQLPYPFASDLYASPTWQGVLKREEPMYGVRPVYQYLHRPRHELYDLVSDPDELVNLATQPEFAERLSRMQKKVQEWQKSTRDPWASKWEYE; translated from the coding sequence ATGTTCAGAGTTTTCACCTCAGTCTCCCGACTCACCCTGGTTCTGTTTTCATTTCCGGGCGTGTTGTTGCTTGCAGTCTCCAGCAATCTTTCAGCTCAGGAAAAAACATCGGCGAAGGAACAGCCACGACGCAATGTGGTTGTGATTGTTGCGGACGATCTCGGAATGCAGTTGGGCTGCTATGGAGACACCGTCGCGAGAACTCCCGGAGTCGATCGCCTCGCAGCACACGGGACCCGATTCACTCGGGCATTCTGTACCACAGCAAGTTGCAGCGCGAGTCGATCTGTGTTGATGACAGGACAGTTCAATCACACGACCGGGCATTTTGGTCATGCCCACGGCTACAATCATTTCAGTACTTATGAATCTGTACCAACGTTGCCTGCTATTCTTGGTGATGCCGGCTATCGCACCTGCAGTATTGGTAAGTATCACCTTGCACCGGATTACGTTTATTTCTTTCAGGACTACAGGAACGACGGGACATCTGGCGCGAGAAACAGTGTTGTCATGGCCGCCAATGCGAAGGAATGGATTCTGGAAGACGACACAAAACCATTTTTCCTGTACTGGTGTTCGAGTGATCCGCATCGTGGTGGCGGTCCCGGCGGATTTGCGAACTTCAACAACGATCCGAAGCATTACCCCGGTGTGGAGACTGTTCGGTTTCGTCCTGAAGATATTCCGATGCCTTCATGGCTTCCCGACAATGAAGAAGCCCGTTCAGAGATGGCCGAGTACTATCAGGCCATTACACGATTTGATCAGGGCGTGGACCACTTGCTCAACGCGCTGGTTGAAACCGGGCACTGGGACGACACACTGGTCATGCTGTTAAGTGACAATGGCCCTCCGTTTCCTGCGGCCAAGACCACTTTGTATCAGGCCGGCATGAATTTGCCGTTGATTGTTCGAAATCCGGGACAGCCGGAAGGCGTCGTTTCTTCGGCCATGGTTTCCTGGGTGGACATTACGCCGACTGTTCTGGACTATTGTGGTGTGACACCGAAGCCACGATCGCCAATTCGTCCGGCAGAAAACAAGGGCCGTGCTGATCAATCCGCTTCGGCTGGCGGCAGGAATGCTGTTCGCCCTGTGAAGTTTGCCGGTCGCTCATTCCTTGATGCTGTCGACGGCAGGCATGACGATGAGTTTCGTGAAGTCTTTGCATCACACACATTCCATGAGATTACGACCTACTATCCGATGCGGGTTGTGGTTGAGGACAACTACAAATACATCTTCAATGTTGCACATCAGCTGCCCTATCCGTTTGCATCCGATTTGTATGCATCGCCAACCTGGCAGGGGGTGCTGAAACGTGAAGAACCGATGTATGGCGTTCGGCCGGTCTATCAATACCTGCATCGTCCACGGCATGAATTGTACGACCTGGTCTCGGACCCCGATGAACTGGTCAATCTGGCAACGCAGCCGGAGTTTGCGGAGCGACTAAGCCGCATGCAGAAGAAGGTGCAGGAGTGGCAGAAGTCGACTCGCGACCCCTGGGCTTCCAAATGGGAGTATGAATAG
- a CDS encoding lactonase family protein: MMAVRFSKCRNPSVDACFRSGLSFVWTCFLVFGTALIPQSVSAQDIIDVWIGTGRSSLSRGIYHTTLNCKTGKLSSPVLAAEADAPGFLAMHPKRPVIYAVATIQDEPCVAAYSMEGAPGKRSLTLLNTIEIGDGGAAHLSVDRTGQFLVTAQYGGGSVALFTLNTDGSLKQRIQIVDHEGGSKVTPGRQDSSHAHWAGFSADRRFVLVPDLGLDQVVIYQFDAVSPKLVRHGAGILPPGSGPRHMKFHPDGKHILVLNEIGMTVTVFAWDAKAGTMTPVNTVFTIPESDLSEKGLSTSEIRIHENGRFVYAANRGHDTISVFHFEPRTAALTLLENVHVRGATPRNFNLDPTGHWLIVGGQDSHTLASFEIDQQSGRLTYNRSIVHAPSAICVLFGFE; this comes from the coding sequence ATGATGGCGGTTCGATTTAGCAAGTGTCGAAATCCGAGTGTGGATGCATGTTTCCGTTCAGGTCTGTCGTTTGTGTGGACCTGCTTCCTGGTATTTGGCACTGCACTCATTCCACAAAGCGTTTCTGCTCAGGACATCATTGATGTCTGGATTGGGACAGGTCGATCTTCACTGAGTCGAGGGATTTACCACACGACACTCAACTGCAAGACGGGAAAGCTGTCTTCTCCCGTTCTCGCCGCAGAAGCGGATGCTCCTGGCTTTCTCGCGATGCACCCCAAACGTCCGGTGATCTACGCTGTGGCAACAATCCAGGATGAGCCGTGTGTGGCTGCCTATTCGATGGAAGGGGCTCCCGGGAAGCGGTCATTGACGCTGTTGAATACTATTGAGATCGGGGATGGTGGTGCGGCCCATTTGAGCGTCGATCGGACCGGGCAATTCCTGGTGACAGCGCAGTACGGCGGCGGTTCTGTTGCATTGTTTACCCTGAATACGGATGGATCTCTGAAACAGCGAATTCAGATTGTGGATCACGAAGGTGGATCGAAAGTGACGCCTGGCCGGCAGGACTCCTCGCACGCGCACTGGGCCGGTTTTTCAGCCGATCGCCGTTTTGTCCTCGTACCGGACCTGGGTTTGGACCAGGTGGTGATTTATCAGTTTGATGCAGTGTCTCCAAAGCTGGTGAGGCATGGAGCAGGCATCCTGCCGCCCGGAAGTGGCCCAAGGCACATGAAGTTTCATCCGGATGGTAAACATATACTGGTGCTGAATGAAATCGGTATGACCGTCACCGTTTTTGCCTGGGACGCAAAAGCGGGCACGATGACACCCGTAAATACGGTCTTCACGATTCCGGAATCTGATTTGTCCGAGAAGGGGCTGAGCACATCCGAAATTCGGATCCACGAAAATGGCCGTTTCGTCTACGCGGCGAATCGAGGGCACGACACGATTTCCGTATTTCACTTCGAACCTCGAACGGCCGCGTTGACACTGCTGGAAAATGTTCATGTGCGAGGTGCTACGCCGAGGAATTTTAACCTGGATCCGACGGGCCACTGGCTGATTGTTGGTGGTCAGGACTCGCATACGCTTGCGAGCTTTGAAATTGATCAGCAGTCCGGCAGGCTGACTTACAATCGAAGCATTGTCCATGCGCCGTCCGCCATCTGTGTTCTATTTGGATTCGAATAG
- a CDS encoding CDGSH iron-sulfur domain-containing protein, whose protein sequence is MAEVKIDVRDNGPFLVAGPVTICDAAGNTFDCQGKEMVALCRCGASARRPFCDGAHKGCGFESSERAV, encoded by the coding sequence ATGGCGGAAGTCAAAATTGATGTTCGGGACAATGGCCCATTTCTTGTCGCCGGGCCGGTGACCATCTGTGATGCCGCAGGCAACACCTTTGATTGTCAGGGCAAAGAGATGGTCGCTCTTTGCCGCTGCGGGGCTTCTGCAAGACGTCCGTTTTGCGATGGCGCTCACAAGGGTTGTGGATTCGAATCTTCAGAACGAGCCGTCTGA